A single Phycisphaerales bacterium DNA region contains:
- a CDS encoding immunoglobulin domain-containing protein, with amino-acid sequence MNTRVPVGGFGVRALALLVALMLSASTSVAAVRETFAFTTVNSNGLQNAASNSVRTFNAVGGYGMGRVNITGTLTELNANTFASDAKILVTAPNGTSIVVHAFPRNGPSFGNLSMDLSLSFGALSNAAGTWTLRFFEVVDNGGAASVDARWDVTVRITDEPPAPPATTNMGVLVAPGFSVPSASINSSGFVMYRFTLERNVDAALGRYLDIVAGNSMTSPDTELALFDSAGQLLVTDDDTGSGFAAQLSFGMGTRPAYPNGQPLDGRNGTLPMGTYYLAVGLYDLQYTAQPWGIGFIGASGGLSFDVVTNVPPGTDCTPPVITAHPESLLLAPGGGGAMSVSLDAGPGAASYQWRHNGAALSDGGPVSGTATATLTFTGVDTPNNGVYDVVVTKQCGSVVSDGATLWVTCSSDYNGDGDIGTDQDIEAFFACLGGNCCATCGGADFNGDGDIGTDQDIESFFRVLGGGAC; translated from the coding sequence GTGAACACACGTGTACCGGTCGGGGGTTTCGGGGTGCGGGCGCTGGCGCTGCTGGTTGCGCTGATGCTTTCGGCGAGCACCTCTGTGGCTGCCGTGCGAGAGACGTTCGCGTTCACCACGGTGAACTCCAACGGCCTCCAGAACGCGGCCAGCAACTCGGTGCGGACGTTCAATGCGGTGGGCGGCTACGGCATGGGGCGGGTGAACATCACCGGCACGCTGACGGAGCTGAACGCGAACACGTTTGCGTCGGACGCCAAGATCCTGGTGACCGCGCCCAACGGCACGAGCATCGTGGTGCACGCGTTCCCGCGGAATGGGCCGAGCTTCGGCAACCTGTCGATGGACCTGTCGCTGTCGTTTGGGGCCCTGTCGAACGCCGCGGGCACATGGACCCTGCGGTTCTTCGAGGTGGTCGACAACGGCGGGGCGGCGAGCGTGGATGCGCGGTGGGACGTGACGGTGCGGATCACCGACGAGCCGCCCGCGCCGCCGGCGACGACGAACATGGGGGTGCTGGTGGCGCCCGGGTTCAGCGTGCCGTCGGCCTCTATTAACTCCAGCGGCTTCGTCATGTACCGCTTCACGCTGGAGCGGAACGTGGACGCGGCCCTGGGCCGGTACCTCGACATCGTCGCGGGCAACTCGATGACCTCCCCGGACACCGAGCTGGCCCTGTTCGACAGCGCGGGGCAGCTGCTGGTGACCGATGACGACACGGGCTCGGGGTTCGCCGCGCAGCTGAGCTTCGGCATGGGCACGCGCCCCGCGTACCCCAATGGCCAGCCGCTGGACGGCCGCAACGGCACGCTGCCGATGGGGACGTATTACCTCGCGGTGGGGCTGTACGACCTGCAGTACACGGCCCAGCCGTGGGGCATTGGGTTCATCGGGGCGTCGGGGGGGCTCTCGTTCGATGTGGTGACGAATGTGCCGCCGGGCACGGACTGCACGCCGCCGGTGATCACGGCGCACCCCGAGTCGCTGCTGCTGGCGCCGGGCGGCGGGGGGGCGATGTCGGTGTCGCTCGATGCCGGGCCGGGCGCGGCCAGCTACCAGTGGCGGCACAACGGCGCGGCGCTGAGTGACGGCGGACCAGTGAGCGGGACCGCGACGGCGACGCTGACCTTCACTGGGGTTGATACACCCAACAACGGCGTGTACGACGTGGTGGTCACCAAGCAGTGCGGGTCGGTGGTGTCGGACGGCGCGACGCTGTGGGTGACCTGCTCGTCGGACTACAACGGCGACGGCGACATCGGCACCGACCAGGACATCGAGGCCTTCTTCGCGTGCCTGGGCGGCAACTGCTGCGCCACGTGTGGCGGCGCCGACTTCAACGGCGATGGCGACATCGGGACCGACCAGGACATCGAGAGCTTCTTCCGCGTGCTGGGCGGGGGGGCGTGCTGA
- a CDS encoding HepT-like ribonuclease domain-containing protein, with translation MWPKGGGSQGGGGRRGGRQRGPHHGNRFPRARRHEREQLNRHWADRVRDIVLACHECAAFTAGLTLEQYARDVRTHKAVLMNLVIIGEAAKYTPGRITRTHPSIAWDDLRELRNFVVHVYFRVEHRLVWETVHRELPHVARRLEELLRDGGGTA, from the coding sequence GTGTGGCCTAAGGGCGGTGGTTCACAGGGCGGGGGCGGTCGGCGCGGAGGCCGCCAGCGCGGCCCCCATCATGGCAACCGCTTCCCCCGCGCCCGCCGCCACGAGCGCGAGCAGCTCAACCGTCACTGGGCGGACCGCGTCCGCGACATCGTCCTCGCCTGCCACGAGTGCGCCGCCTTCACCGCCGGCCTCACCCTCGAGCAGTACGCCAGGGATGTCCGCACCCACAAGGCCGTGCTGATGAACCTCGTCATCATCGGCGAGGCCGCGAAGTACACCCCCGGCCGCATCACCCGCACGCACCCCTCGATCGCCTGGGACGACCTCCGCGAGCTCCGGAACTTCGTCGTGCACGTCTACTTCCGCGTCGAGCACCGCCTGGTATGGGAAACGGTCCACCGCGAGCTCCCCCACGTCGCCCGCCGGCTCGAGGAGCTGCTCAGGGACGGCGGTGGAACGGCGTGA
- a CDS encoding nucleotidyltransferase family protein, whose amino-acid sequence MSAREQVLDTLRQLLPALREDLGVRELYLFGSFARAEDTEDSDVNLLVEVADDATLFTLARIKHRLQAALRRPVDLGTCDGLSRAARERIMKERVRVA is encoded by the coding sequence ATGTCCGCCCGCGAGCAGGTCCTCGACACCCTCCGCCAGCTCCTGCCCGCCTTGCGCGAAGACCTGGGCGTGCGCGAGCTCTACCTCTTCGGCAGCTTCGCCCGCGCCGAGGACACCGAAGACTCCGACGTCAACCTCCTCGTCGAGGTTGCCGACGATGCCACGCTCTTCACCCTCGCCCGCATCAAGCACCGCCTGCAGGCCGCGCTCCGCCGCCCGGTGGACCTGGGCACCTGCGATGGCCTCTCCCGCGCCGCCCGCGAGCGCATCATGAAGGAGCGCGTGCGTGTGGCCTAA
- a CDS encoding PilT/PilU family type 4a pilus ATPase, whose product MSTDTAVNGSATAEHKPAGSKHVSVEAEPESSAAHVGHVSMSRKKKNDPHATRWGKFLQAAIKFEASDLIIKSDQQPKVRLRGALKAMETQAVSEEEFWQIADAILTEDQQKDLQKFGSVDFAYDYDANNRFRVNLFQARGKLSVACRLITSKIRKFEELYLPATMSEIAMQPNGIVLLSGVTGSGKSTTIAAMLDYVNERKPVHIVTIEDPIEYIFVDKKATVNQREIGIDCLDFKIALRALVRENPDIVLVGEMRDNETFHAALHAAETGHLVYGTIHASSSTQTFSRIYGLFEQEEVEQVRKILAYQMRAFVYQKLLPTLHPNIARIPGLEILINNAVVRKHILESREGELREYLKSIEARQSGMQDFNWHLVKLVEEEYIALKVAEDASPNIDEFRMMLKKLGGI is encoded by the coding sequence TTGTCTACGGATACAGCGGTGAACGGGTCGGCGACGGCGGAGCACAAGCCGGCCGGGAGCAAGCACGTGAGCGTCGAAGCAGAACCGGAATCTTCAGCAGCACACGTTGGCCACGTCAGCATGTCGCGCAAGAAGAAGAACGACCCCCACGCCACGCGCTGGGGCAAGTTCCTCCAGGCCGCCATCAAGTTCGAGGCCAGCGACCTCATCATCAAGAGCGACCAGCAGCCCAAGGTCCGCCTCCGCGGCGCCCTCAAGGCCATGGAGACGCAGGCCGTCAGCGAGGAGGAGTTCTGGCAGATCGCCGACGCCATCCTCACCGAGGACCAGCAGAAGGACCTCCAGAAGTTCGGCTCCGTCGACTTCGCCTACGACTACGACGCCAACAACCGCTTCCGCGTGAACCTCTTCCAGGCCCGCGGCAAGCTCTCGGTTGCCTGCCGCCTCATCACCAGCAAGATCCGCAAGTTCGAGGAGCTGTACCTCCCCGCGACGATGTCCGAGATCGCGATGCAGCCCAACGGCATCGTGCTGCTCAGCGGCGTGACCGGCTCGGGCAAGTCCACCACGATCGCGGCCATGCTCGACTACGTGAACGAGCGCAAGCCCGTGCACATCGTCACCATCGAGGACCCGATCGAGTACATCTTCGTCGACAAGAAGGCGACGGTGAACCAGCGCGAGATCGGTATCGACTGCCTGGACTTCAAGATCGCCCTCCGCGCCCTGGTGCGTGAGAACCCCGACATCGTGCTGGTGGGCGAGATGCGCGATAACGAGACCTTCCACGCCGCGCTGCACGCTGCCGAAACCGGCCACCTGGTGTACGGGACCATCCACGCGTCCAGCTCGACGCAGACCTTCAGCCGTATCTACGGCCTCTTCGAGCAGGAGGAAGTGGAGCAGGTCCGCAAGATCCTCGCCTACCAGATGCGGGCGTTCGTGTACCAGAAGCTGCTGCCCACGCTGCACCCCAACATCGCGCGTATCCCGGGGCTCGAGATCCTCATCAACAACGCGGTCGTCCGCAAGCACATCCTGGAGAGCCGCGAGGGCGAGCTCCGCGAGTACCTCAAGAGCATCGAGGCCCGCCAGTCGGGCATGCAGGACTTCAACTGGCACCTGGTCAAGCTGGTGGAGGAGGAGTACATCGCCCTCAAGGTCGCCGAGGACGCCAGCCCCAACATCGACGAGTTCCGCATGATGCTCAAGAAGCTCGGCGGGATCTAA
- a CDS encoding S8 family serine peptidase: protein MNKCAAVVLAAGLLVGLPSVVAAQTQPGGKIEVKTADDLPRHTYKIEGKPSEFLLSDAPFKAFVTQVKADIEQDLAKYDIKDRTTLQSYYNVLLAIAMYEKRDADVLTYVEKIRELEAKQSKKLTTGLTARALVAASKEKDKARFAETFKRELKAQVKDLPWETVREAITQGKGRAEMVSRTLIIGGVQGAMDEVATKAGGVLSNDFAWGLINMRATLDRLLEVNPLVVEVYSEVIKSHEVAVKDVWTERLVTLTPDTKATPVVIAIWDSGVDTAIFSGQLFENPKEAANGKDDDNNGFVDDVHGIAYDLYSATTPELLHPVTDLQNDKALVVAHTKGLMDLQANIDSPERQALLAYIKTLKPDDVRTFQEDLGLFGNYAHGTHVAGIAAEGNPFARLLPVRITFDYKLIPTVTPSIEDAQKQAKAARDTVAYMRKAGVRVCNMSWGGSRKDIEGALEMKGVGENPEERAALSRKLFKIQRDALEEAMKSAPEILFVAAAGNSDNDNTFSELIPSGLNVPNMITIGAVDQGGKPTGFTTFGKNVTLYANGFEVNSYIPGGQKMKFSGTSMAAPNVANLAGKLLALNPKLTTEQVVELIRSGAEPMEGYEGRFVINPRKTVGKVAKN, encoded by the coding sequence TTGAACAAGTGTGCTGCTGTCGTGCTGGCCGCGGGCCTGCTGGTTGGGTTGCCGTCCGTCGTTGCTGCGCAGACGCAGCCCGGCGGGAAGATCGAGGTGAAAACCGCGGACGACCTGCCGCGTCACACGTACAAGATCGAAGGCAAACCATCGGAGTTCCTGCTGAGCGACGCGCCGTTCAAGGCGTTCGTGACGCAGGTCAAGGCCGACATCGAGCAGGACCTCGCCAAGTACGACATCAAGGACCGCACCACGCTGCAGTCCTACTACAACGTGCTGCTCGCGATCGCGATGTACGAGAAGCGCGACGCCGACGTGCTCACGTACGTGGAGAAGATCCGCGAACTCGAGGCCAAGCAGAGCAAGAAGCTCACCACCGGCCTCACCGCCCGCGCCCTCGTGGCCGCGTCCAAGGAGAAGGACAAGGCCAGGTTCGCCGAGACCTTCAAGCGCGAGCTGAAGGCGCAGGTCAAGGACCTGCCATGGGAGACCGTCCGTGAGGCCATCACCCAGGGCAAGGGTCGCGCCGAGATGGTCAGCCGCACTCTGATCATCGGGGGCGTGCAGGGCGCGATGGACGAGGTCGCGACAAAGGCGGGCGGCGTGCTCAGCAACGACTTCGCATGGGGCCTCATCAACATGCGGGCCACCCTCGACCGCCTGCTCGAAGTGAACCCGCTCGTCGTCGAGGTCTACTCCGAGGTCATCAAGAGCCACGAGGTCGCCGTCAAGGACGTATGGACCGAGCGCCTCGTCACCCTCACGCCCGACACCAAGGCCACGCCAGTCGTGATCGCGATCTGGGATTCGGGTGTTGACACCGCGATCTTCAGCGGCCAGCTCTTCGAGAACCCCAAGGAGGCCGCCAACGGCAAGGACGACGACAACAACGGCTTCGTCGACGACGTGCACGGTATCGCCTACGACCTCTACAGCGCGACGACCCCCGAGCTGCTGCACCCGGTGACCGACCTCCAGAACGACAAGGCCCTCGTGGTCGCCCACACCAAGGGCCTCATGGACCTCCAGGCCAACATCGACAGCCCCGAGCGGCAGGCGCTGCTGGCGTACATCAAGACCCTCAAGCCAGACGACGTCCGCACCTTCCAGGAGGACCTGGGCCTCTTCGGCAACTACGCCCACGGCACGCACGTGGCCGGCATCGCCGCCGAGGGCAACCCCTTCGCACGCCTGCTCCCCGTCCGCATCACCTTCGACTACAAGCTCATCCCCACCGTCACCCCCAGCATCGAGGACGCCCAGAAGCAGGCCAAGGCCGCTCGCGACACCGTCGCCTATATGCGCAAGGCCGGCGTCCGCGTGTGCAACATGAGCTGGGGCGGCTCCCGCAAGGACATCGAGGGCGCCCTCGAAATGAAGGGCGTGGGCGAGAACCCCGAGGAACGCGCGGCCCTCTCCCGCAAGCTCTTCAAGATCCAGCGCGACGCCCTCGAGGAGGCCATGAAGAGCGCCCCCGAGATCCTATTCGTCGCCGCGGCCGGCAACAGCGACAACGACAACACCTTCAGCGAGCTCATCCCCTCCGGCCTCAACGTGCCCAACATGATCACCATCGGGGCGGTGGACCAGGGCGGCAAGCCCACCGGCTTCACCACCTTCGGCAAGAACGTGACGCTGTACGCCAACGGCTTCGAGGTGAACAGCTACATCCCCGGCGGGCAGAAGATGAAGTTCTCCGGCACCTCGATGGCGGCACCCAACGTGGCGAACCTCGCGGGCAAGCTGCTCGCCCTCAACCCCAAGCTGACCACCGAGCAGGTGGTGGAACTGATCCGCTCCGGGGCCGAGCCCATGGAGGGCTACGAGGGCCGCTTTGTGATCAACCCCAGGAAGACCGTGGGGAAGGTCGCGAAGAACTGA
- a CDS encoding sigma-70 family RNA polymerase sigma factor — protein sequence MRQSTTKRTLSPIEQVRRRSRISVGGEVQETATKVAGKAVKRRLSAEDERLLTQIMASEQDFIDSPAFYEEEAERKIYDEAPDIQKPDTSWYHPVMDDLSSTRNRTVKSAQQVILTGAEEKVLFHQFNYARYRIWKLQHEVWGTPTRQPTPEQAEEILRWYRLSDRIREQIAETNLALVLAMAKRTRMSEVDFADLVSEGNMALLRAVDKFDAGRGYKFSTYACRAILKAFSRQGMKLSKYRQRFPTDFDPKLEKSNFLEVKRSTFEKDAAEEVKRIVIENRADLSDVERTVIEHRFGLESGELEKPMTLEQVGQIIGVTKERVRQIQNKAMEKIRLQLEAHFLGNREALEEQQAVLEQGGEMKSPNNVAAKMASSMLAALSLN from the coding sequence ATGCGACAGAGCACCACCAAACGAACGTTGAGCCCCATCGAGCAGGTCCGGCGCCGCAGCCGGATCAGCGTTGGTGGTGAGGTCCAGGAGACCGCGACGAAGGTCGCCGGAAAGGCGGTCAAGCGCCGCCTCTCCGCCGAGGACGAGCGCCTCCTGACCCAGATCATGGCCAGCGAGCAGGACTTCATCGACTCGCCCGCCTTCTACGAGGAAGAGGCCGAGCGGAAGATCTACGACGAGGCTCCTGATATCCAGAAGCCCGACACGAGCTGGTACCACCCCGTCATGGACGACCTGTCCAGCACGCGCAACCGCACCGTCAAGTCGGCCCAGCAGGTCATCCTGACCGGCGCCGAGGAGAAGGTGCTGTTCCACCAGTTCAACTACGCCCGCTACCGGATCTGGAAGCTCCAGCACGAGGTGTGGGGCACGCCCACGCGTCAGCCCACCCCCGAGCAGGCCGAGGAGATCCTCCGCTGGTACCGGCTCAGCGACCGCATCCGCGAGCAGATCGCGGAGACGAACCTGGCCCTGGTGCTGGCCATGGCCAAGCGCACCCGCATGAGCGAGGTTGACTTCGCTGACCTCGTCAGCGAGGGCAACATGGCCCTGCTCCGCGCCGTCGACAAGTTCGACGCCGGGCGTGGCTACAAGTTCAGCACGTACGCCTGCCGCGCCATCCTCAAGGCCTTCAGCCGCCAGGGCATGAAGCTCTCCAAGTACCGCCAGCGCTTCCCCACCGACTTCGACCCCAAGCTCGAGAAGTCCAACTTCCTCGAGGTGAAGCGGTCGACCTTCGAGAAGGACGCGGCCGAAGAGGTCAAGCGGATCGTCATCGAGAACCGCGCCGACCTCTCTGATGTCGAGCGCACCGTGATCGAGCACCGCTTCGGTCTCGAGAGCGGCGAGCTCGAGAAGCCCATGACCCTGGAGCAGGTCGGCCAGATCATCGGCGTCACCAAGGAACGCGTGCGCCAGATCCAGAACAAGGCGATGGAGAAGATCCGTCTCCAGCTGGAAGCACACTTCCTCGGCAACCGCGAGGCCCTCGAGGAGCAGCAGGCCGTCCTCGAGCAGGGCGGCGAGATGAAGTCCCCCAACAACGTCGCGGCCAAGATGGCCTCCTCGATGCTGGCGGCTCTCTCGCTCAACTGA
- a CDS encoding superoxide dismutase, translating into MPLTLPNLPYAPEALEPHIDAQTMNIHHGKHHQAYVTNANKALEGTKLADLPVEEIVRRLGDVPEDKRTAVRNNAGGHLNHSLFWQMMAPAGKGGAPSPELAEAIKSTFGSMDALKEKMAAAGASRFGSGWAWLVVNAGKLEVCSTANQDSPVMGKAIAGCEGVPILGVDVWEHAYYLKYQNKRPDYLAAWWNVVNWNFVSELYAKAK; encoded by the coding sequence ATGCCCTTGACCCTGCCCAACTTGCCGTACGCCCCCGAGGCCCTGGAGCCCCACATCGACGCCCAGACGATGAATATTCATCACGGTAAGCACCACCAGGCGTACGTCACCAACGCCAACAAGGCGCTGGAAGGAACCAAGCTCGCCGACCTGCCCGTGGAGGAGATCGTGCGCCGGTTGGGTGATGTGCCGGAGGACAAGCGCACGGCGGTGCGGAACAACGCGGGCGGGCACCTCAACCACTCGCTCTTCTGGCAGATGATGGCGCCGGCGGGCAAGGGCGGGGCGCCTTCGCCCGAGCTGGCGGAGGCAATCAAGAGCACGTTCGGATCGATGGACGCGCTGAAGGAGAAGATGGCCGCGGCGGGCGCCTCGCGGTTCGGCTCGGGCTGGGCGTGGCTGGTGGTGAACGCGGGCAAGCTCGAGGTGTGCTCGACGGCCAACCAGGACAGCCCGGTGATGGGCAAAGCGATCGCCGGGTGCGAGGGGGTGCCGATCCTGGGCGTGGACGTGTGGGAGCACGCGTACTACCTGAAGTACCAGAACAAGCGGCCGGACTACCTGGCCGCGTGGTGGAACGTGGTGAACTGGAACTTCGTGAGCGAGCTGTACGCGAAGGCGAAGTAG
- a CDS encoding hemolysin III family protein: protein MSAMPSWRKESATRSSACPASDPWWSACRLSESAANWVTHGLGLVLALIGAPVLVWLAHRVGNAGHVAACAVYGATLIMLYTASTRYHYHQDKPGEYRRLITDHICIYYLIAGTYTAICMTVLRAQGAWGWGMLAAVWTLAALGTWFKLRFGLRYEKVSLAFYVAMGWLALFSLGPLMASTPARALWLILAGGIMYTGGTIFYARVWIGKVRYSHAVWHLAVVAGSTLHWFAIRECLLAVGQ from the coding sequence ATGAGTGCCATGCCCTCCTGGCGGAAGGAATCCGCCACGCGTTCCTCCGCCTGCCCCGCCAGTGACCCTTGGTGGTCCGCCTGCCGCCTCTCCGAGAGCGCCGCAAACTGGGTCACCCACGGGCTGGGGCTGGTGCTCGCATTGATCGGCGCGCCGGTGCTGGTGTGGCTGGCGCACCGCGTTGGGAACGCCGGGCACGTGGCGGCGTGCGCGGTGTATGGCGCCACGCTGATCATGCTCTACACCGCCAGCACGCGCTACCACTACCACCAGGATAAGCCCGGCGAGTACCGCCGGCTGATCACCGATCACATCTGCATCTATTACCTGATCGCGGGCACGTACACCGCCATCTGCATGACCGTGCTGCGCGCTCAGGGGGCGTGGGGCTGGGGCATGCTCGCGGCGGTGTGGACCCTGGCCGCGCTGGGCACCTGGTTCAAGCTGCGCTTCGGCCTCCGCTATGAGAAGGTGTCGCTGGCGTTCTACGTGGCCATGGGCTGGCTCGCACTGTTCAGCCTGGGGCCGCTGATGGCCTCCACCCCTGCCAGGGCACTGTGGCTCATTCTCGCCGGCGGCATCATGTACACCGGCGGAACCATCTTCTACGCCCGCGTGTGGATCGGGAAGGTCCGCTACTCGCACGCGGTGTGGCACCTCGCAGTGGTCGCCGGCAGCACGCTGCACTGGTTCGCCATCCGCGAGTGCCTGCTGGCCGTTGGCCAGTAA